A region of the Gadus morhua chromosome 1, gadMor3.0, whole genome shotgun sequence genome:
cgccaccaccaccgccagcaTCTTGGTCACCTGGAGACACGCCAAGACGCAGAGGGCCGTGTGGGATACGCCGTCCAACTACTTACAATAACTGGGAAAGGTTAATGGTAACCTTTCGTCTAGAGGGAACCGTAACTCAAGCCAAAACCATAACCTAGCAAGTTATGGTTTCCCGATAATGTAGGAGATAAACGACGCACCTCATTTAGAACGTGAATATGTTTGGTGCGGCACTATATTTCCTCTACTGGGGATCAACACAATCAAGTCTCAACCGCAGTAAATGATGGGAGATAGATAAATCCTTCACAAATAACTCTAAAgattaaacaaagaaaaatgttTAAAAGCAGGAGCATGCAAAGTGTCCTCCCTCAGGCCACCCAACCCTGTCACATCAAAGCAATAGCGACTCGAGGTCCGGGGTGTGACCTTTGCTCCCGGGCGCTGTGCCCTCCTCCCTACCTGCTTCCTCCCGGACGCCGTGCTCCTCCTGGGCTTGAGCGCGGTGCTGCGGGCCTGGCCCTGGTGCActgagccgccgccgccgccgccgccgccgccgcggtccCGCAGGTCGGAGGGCAGCGGGCTCACGAACAGGATCCTGGCGATGAGGCCGTACAGCACGGTGGCCACGGCCAGCGGCAGCACGTAGAACAGCGCGAAGTCCAGGAAGTAGACGGGCATGTAGAGCCTCCGGGACACGCGGTAGCCGCAGGTCACCACCACGCCGTTGGCGTACACCGCCTCGTCCGTGTCCACCAGGAAGAGCCACATGACGCAGTACAGCGCGGTGGAGAGCCAGACGGCGGCGATGATCCTCTTGGCACGCGACACGGTGCAGATGGACTGGGCCCTGATGGAGTGGCAGATGGCGATGTAGCGCTCCACGGTGAAGGCGGTGATGGAGCAGGAGGACACGTTGATGCCCAGGTACTGCAGGTAGGTGATGCACAGGCAGCCGCGGTGGCCGTAGacccaggacgccgccgccgcgtcgGAGATGTTGGGCAGGCCGGCGGCCAGCAGCACGATGAGGTCGGCCACGGCCAGGCTGACCAGGTAGCAGTTGGTGGGGGTGACCATGTGCTTGGTGCCCAGGACCACCAGGACCACCATGATGTTGCCGGCGATGCCCGTGCAGCAGATGACCGCGGTGAGGAGGACGGTGATGACCTGCTCCTCCACGGGCTTCAGCGGCATGTCTCTCAGCCCGtccagaggagaggagctgtGGTTGGAGAGGACGGACGACGTGCTGTTCTCCATGGTGGGCTCACTGCACGCTATTCAGTTAGGAGCTCTGGAGCATGGAACAAAAGTCCTTCACAATTGGACAGAAATAGTCATCAATAGAAAGGGTTTTAGTGATTTTATAAGGCATCTTTAATAGTTAAAATAATTTCCAATTCCAGTGGATTTGGGCCACATTTTAACACCATCAATATGCTATGGTTATTATTTCATTTACTTTGATTTACTCCTGTAGAATAAAAGATCTCTTACCATGATTTAGCTGAAGCCGGAGAGAACGGTTGATACCCAGGTGGCATCAATGGAGAATGGAAATGACTCTTGCCTAGTCCTTCAGCCCTGAGCTAGTTATCCATAacatttctctctgtctctctctctctctctctctctctctctctctctctctctctctctctctctcttcccccccccactctctctccgtctctctctccctctctctgtctctctctccctctctctctctctctctctctctctctctctctctctctctctctctctctctctctctctctctctctctctctctctctgtcacgctgtccccctctctctctctctccctctctctgtctctctctccctctctctctctctctgtctctctctccctctctctctctctctctctctctctccctctctctccctctctctctctctctctctctctctctctctctctctctctctctctctctctctctctctctctctctctctctctctgtcacgctgtccctctctctctctctctctctctctctctctctctctctctctctctctctctctctctctctctctctctctctctctctctctctctctcagtgactCTGCTCTCATGTACTTTCtcagtctctcctctctcgtcccATCACTTATCTCCCCTACTGCCCACCCTCTCTACCCGAGGACTCTACTCCCCACTGCTTAGCCTGAGAGAACCACCTACATCAAAATCGATCCCACCTCCCCGGCCAACTGTAGCGTGATATGTCGTGTGAGACCAGGGCCACAGCTGGGATGTGCTGTAAACCCTGCATTAAACCAGGGTGGGTGAAGCCCATAAATCAGCACATTATCTATATCGCAGTCCCAAGCCCCAGTGACACTAATTATACTGTGGACTCCCATGTTATCCTTACCAACGGATATTTTTAGGGCaggctttcttctttttttttctcacaatTGAGATAACCGCTTTGAAAGTTTTAGACTTGACAATTCTATAAATATCACATCTTCTGGCTATTTATATGGTTCTTAGACAGTATTTGAATTTTAATGGTAAGACGTTATTGTTTTGTGTGGCAGAgataatgtatttttattatttttctctcAGCTCATGTTTGCGTCTCTATATAttgacacacaccacactggtggtggtggttagtgaggtttCCCCTTTCCtgtaaaagcgtctttgagtgtctagcgctatataaattaaaTTCATTATATAAAAGAAGAACAACGCTAAACACGTGTCTAAGCCAACCGTGTCCACTCATACCCTGTGCCCCACTTACAGAGACTCATAACCTATCACACTGATTTTATCTGTCTCAGTGTATATCTCAACACCTGGACTACATTATAATGTGCCACTCACAGCCCACTGAAGAGGTAGTTAACCTTCTAATAATGGACAGAACTATCAGTGCAAACAGTGATGACAGATTCGTAGGCTCAATCAAAAAGGTTCCAGCATCTGTCCAGCTAgttgattattttatatattgagAATACGTGACGTGTTTTAAATTGATGTAACCATATTATCACGTTTCTGATGTTCAGATGACTTTCTAGGAAGGAGAAAATGATACAGTGAATGGACTATCTATGCTGCAACAATAATGTAGGACTaaataaaaattcaaacaaGTTATTGGGATACATTTTCCATTCACAAAACAATATTCTGTGGGTAAGCGATTAGGGTTCAAACTAATTAATGATTACAATTattattgaaatgtttttttattccacTCAACGACACAATCAAAGAGTTTTTGTTCAATTCGATTTATTAGCCTAATATACAAGACTTCACAAGACTTCACACTCTTATAAGCTTTCCAACCTGAATAAGTGCATTTTTTCTTTAGCCCACTTTTCAGCAGTGGGGTAATGGAAGCCCGCGGGGGCCATCTAGTGACAGTATTGGGAACAAGCATGATACAGCTTCCCCctcaacaaataaaagaagAACACTTATAACTTTCAATATCTTATGCTGACTAATACCAAAAATCGAAAATGACCCTATTATACTAGAAATCGTGAAAACAGTTACCAGAAATCACACACATGATGCAGCACTGACAGAAAAAATctcctgtgtttttttcttgcgCATTTCTCGCACTTTCTCCAGCAGGAaggctgctctcctctcctcctgcttctgGAAGAACGACGCCGCAACTCTCCTGCGCATGCGTCTGGCCAGGACCTCCAGCAGCACGAAGAAGTAGCTGAGCAGCCAGAGTGACGCCAGCAGGACCCTAACGCCCACGTCGGGGGCCGAGGGCCTCACGTGGCAGAGGGAAGGGTTGATGGTGAACGCCCAGCTGTAGTTGCGCTGGAAATGCGTTAACATATTTTTCTTACACCACAAGTGCCAAAGGCACTGTGCAGGGACGAACGACCAGGTCTATGGGGAGACAATGCAGCCATTAATAGTCGCAcagatgcacatgtgtgtgcacgtgtgtgtgcacttctgtgcacgtgcacacacgtgcacacgcacacacacacacacacacacacacacacacacacacacacacacacacacacacacacacacacacacacacacacacacacacacatacacacacaaacacacagtgtcaTGGTATCCTTACCGTAAAATTGACCTGTATACTGGCAGGAGTGCTCGGGAGGTCGAGGATCCAGGGCACACTCAGGTCCACGATATGAAACACCACGTGATCCAGAACCACGGCGAAGGTCATCGCAGTGAAGTATAAAGTCACCACGGCCATCGACATGAGGCCGTGGCGCCACTCTCcacttcttcttttctttttgcttGTACATTTTTCCCCAACGGATGATTCAGGAGAATGTTGGATGGTCTGTTTTTCCAGATATTCATTTTCAAAGTGGAGCGATGTCAGGTATAATTTTAAATAGCGTGCTGAttgtaaaatgaataaaaatatgaACAAGGCAGCCAGCGCTCGGTTAAACAACAGCTTATAGACTTTAACCAAGTACCTTGCGTGTAAAAAATCACTCTCTATCTGCACACTAGTATTAGTCAATCTGCTTTTGACTTCGGACATATCAATGTGCATAAAATTATCTAATTTGAAAAACGTATCCTTCAATTTTACGTTGTTTTTTATGGCTTTAAAGGTTTCCTTGACCAGGTCATGCTTTGTGCTGTTTAGAATCCCAGAGGAGTTGAGCAGGCTCTGAGCGAAGCCCTCAGAGGTGCACTTGAGGATGTGCACCGCCGCTCCGATGTTGATGGTGATGTTGGGGACCACGTTGAAGATCAGGATCACAAAAGAGGTGGAGATGACCAGCTTGCGGCCCTGTTTGGTGAAGAGCGACAGCATGGCCATGGTGGCAACGCAGCGCAGAGGGTGGCAGAGGACCAGCAGCAGGAAGATGACCGCGCTGTACGTGCAGGCGATCGGTACGGACGCCTGGGGGTCATATCTTAAACTCACTGACAGCCAATAATAAAGCAGGCCGGCAGTTGCTATGGCGATCCCGGAGCACAACGAGACCAGAGTCAGGACGTCCTTTCCGACCACCGAGGGTGCGGAGTAGACCCTCCACAGATGGGACAGGACAGACTTCAGCTTCTCACTGCCAAGGATAAGTGTACGGAATTAGAGTTAAAAAGGTTTCACCAACTAGGATAAAGGCTAACAACGAGGCAAtacaaatgataataataataaaaaaaatctgaagtCATAAGCCAAATCATATCAGCAATTCTTCTACAAGTGAAAGAAGCAAATAATGGATATGGATAACAGTAATTCCTTAGTACATTGCTTTGCGTCAGGACAACTATCTGCAATGATCCTTAAAACCTCAGTGAGGCCTACTggaaaaaccaacaaacaaacaacaaagtaaCAAACATGAACAAAGCAACAAACCAGCTCAAACACACCAGCAAACATGAACAAAGCTCACCTGAACAGGAGGGCAAACCTGAAGGACTCGCTGAAGCTCGTCATGCTGCCTGCTGCGGTCTGCTGCGTCAGAAGGTGCGAATGCTCTGAGATATCTTAAGCGTTCCTCTGCTGCAAAAGGGGGAACTTGGTGACCGCTGCTGTTGATATTTACAGGCTGCCTCTGGACTACCACGTGGAAAGAGCAATGAGGCCATGATATGTGACGCCTGACGCATAAACTGATGACTCAGATTcaggaaatgctgaaacagCTTCCCAAACAAACAGGGACTGCTCTTTAACTATTGGCTCATCATTAAGCATTTGCACCCTATCCAAAGAAAGATCTATAGATAAGTGTCATTGCTGAGGAAGTCACGTTTAGGCCTCTTGCTCATTGATGAGTAGAGGTAGATTAAAACATCCGAAACCTGGCTCAGACTACCCTGGACCCTTGTGCCACCAGGATTGCCATCAATGTTGTCGTTTTAGTGTGTTGTGTAATTTTCAAATAACATTTCTGTGCACAGTGTATTGTGTACAAAGATAGCATGCTGATTTCTATAGATCACCGTTTCTGACCTCTTCAAAGAAAAGTGCATCAACATTTCTCGTTCCATAGGGATTGCACTTTCCCCATCTTTGTGCCATAAAACTGTGGATGAAATAAACATCTTACAATCTCACAGATTGGTTAAAAGCATCATTTATAGAGATAGAGTCATATCTTCAACCTTGCTCTATTTGTTTTTCCACGTTTATATTGTCATTCTGTTCTTGGTTTGATGTTAAGAACAATGTTATTCTTTGTGATGTCCCATTCAAGGCTCTGGTAAGTCCATCCACAGCTTGGACCAGACTCAGAGACACCTACCCCCATATACTCTGACTGACCAACGTGTCTCTGATGGAGTGACGGACGTCTGTTCTGACACCATATTTGGAGTTTCATTAAGAGGAACTGTGTTCACTCACATGGTATTCGAAAAAATACAGGTTCTGTATttcgtgtatgcgtgtgtttgtgtgtgtgtgttgcttcaaGAAGGAAAAACCGTACTTCTGTCTTTTACTTCTTTCATATGTTTAAAGACCTTGTTATTTTCAAGGTCTGGTCGTGCTATTATATGGAACATAGGCTGTCcaacgtgagtgtgtgtgtgtgtgtgtgtgtgtgtgtgtgtgtgtgtgtgtgtgtgtgtgtgtgtgtgtgtgtgtgtgtgtgtgtgtgtgtgtgtgtgtgtgtgtgtgcttgtgtgtgtgtgtgtgtgtgtgtgtgtgtgtgtgtaccacctaccagttgtgtgtgtgcttgtgtgtgtgtgtgtgtgtgtgtgtgtgtgtgtgtgtgtgtaccacctACCAGTTGTAAGACCTCCTGTTCTGACCCCACTCACACTGAGTAACCATCAGTGTTCTGCACCAGTAGATGATTATGGTAGACCTTGTGACTTCACAATGACACAACATATTTCCCGTTTGCGACCCTTAAAGAAGAAAATATTTCTTTCCATGCTCAGGATTATCGGACTACTTTAAGGTTTGGTATGAGATAATCTTACAGGACAAAGCTGTTGCAATGAGCAACCCGCATATTCACACAGGAAAAGCTACTTCTAAAATGAGCTAAAAGTTTAGACAGCAAggtgcaaaacaaaacaaaccaacagaCTAGATAAAAAAGAATAACAATTTATTTCAGTGTTAACAACTATCGGGAATACATCCAATTTCTACAGATTTTTGGGATTGGAATCATTTTTGATTGCagaacatatgtatatatatatatacatatatatgtatatatatatatacatatgttctGCAGTCAAAAATGATTCTCTTCGCCACCTTTACATCAGGCACCCCTTCCAGTACGGTAAATGAGATGGAAAacatgttttgggtatttcttAAGTCTTTCTTAAAGCCTTGATAGCCTAGAAAGATGGATCCTTCCTTGTGATGTTACTGAACTTTGATGTTctgaaaacatttttggagtTGAGTTAGCCTCTGCCAAGACCAACAGTGTCACAGCATGCGCCACCACACAGATGGGCTACGTCTCgccgcgcgggggagggggcgggtaaAGTACCCCATGTGAGATGAAGACgtgtttttggtttgtgtgtgtgtgcatgtgcgtgagtgATAACAGGTAACAGTTCCGCATCCAATAAATCCTTCAGCATTTAGAATCAACGTCAACGTTTATTAATCGCCGCCCTGTTCATTAATACACAAACAATAGTATTAGCTCTATTCACAATATTCATACATATACCTATTTCATGTCAGTTATCAAAGGGTAACATTGAGCCCCGGGATGGGCGGTATGTGCATGTGAACGAGGGTGCTGGACACGTTAACGGGAGGAGCCCACTCTGGATAGCTGTTTAAATCAAACATGGCGACCCCCCATGTGTTCATCGCAAGACTCACACACAGGACCCCCAGTATGTTCATGACCACACCGGTCTTCACCTACAGATACGGAACAGACGAAGAAGAGACATTAATATCTGTTGTGTCGATGGCGGCGCCtctacgtgagtgtgtgtgtgtgtgtgtgtgtgtgtgtgtgtgtgtgtgtgtgtgggggggacatacctggggggggggggggggggggggtcaatgagGAGGATTCTAAAGGCATACATTTTGGCGAAATAttgatcaatatatatatttatatatataatatatattttaaatcatcAAATTAAATGAACATGTGGTTTGTTTCTCCATTTTCACAAAATCATTAGAAAAGTGGGTTGACAGTTTTTTTTACCAAGAAAAGTGTATTTACTACACATTCCCATGACAACCTGATAAGCCTGGTCTAACAGCTAGCGCTACTGTAGCTAAAATAATAACAGCATGCACTGGATGATAAAACTGAAAAGATTGTTTgcattaccattcacatgatatcCAATAGCCTACCTATCTACAAATAGCCTACATTGGTACTGAAAAGGAAATGTTACGTGTATTGTAACATATGGAGATAAGGGAATATTTAGCATCCCATACAGTATGGGAtgctaaatatataatatttaaaacgtatatattttataaaaatatttattgaagAATCTTTTGGGGCGGTGGGGACCATAATTGCATTCTGTTAGGGGGCCCAGAACTCCTAGGgacgtccctgtgtgtgtgtgtgtgtgtgtgtgtgtgtgtgtgtgtgtgtgtgtgtgtgtgtgtgtgtgtgtgtgtgtgtgtgtgtgtgtgtgtgtgtgtgtgtgtgtgtgtgtgtgtgtgtgtgtgagcctgtgtgtgtgtgtgtgtgtgtgtgtgtgtgtgtgtgtgtgtgtgtgtgtgtgtgtgtgtgtgtgtgtgtgtgtgtcggaagGAGGAGCCCACCATGTCTTTGACCAAGAGGTGTCCGGAGGCGAAGGCGATGGAGTTGGGGGGCGTGGAGACGGGCAGCATGAAGGCAAACGAGGACCCCACCGTGGTGGGGATCATGAGGTACAGAGGGTTCACCGACGCAGCGATGGCCTGCAGGACAACAGAAACACAGGATTTAGGGCAACCATATTGCTAatgctaataataatactactgcTAATAATTATAGGAATGAATATACTGTCGTAATAATATTGTTAATCAAAATACATGCATTATTCATAAATAAAGCCTCAAAGACACTTCACACATAACATCTTATTGGCTTCATAAAAAAGGGAGCACTGGATTTATCATTCGAGAATTGAAGGCTTTTTCAGGGAGTGAACGGGTCTCTTAAATTCTGATCCGGGGAAGCTATTGTACACTAAAATTTAGTTTTTACACAAATGACAGATTGGCAGATTGTTCTTTTGGCCTTTTACCCATTTATCAATGTTAATGTAAGTAGGATATTTAgacagtttttttgtttttatttcattattgaCCCAATAACTTCCAAATCttgaaagaataaataaatataatgcaaTACTTCATAGTCATCTGTCACTGTTTCACTGTCATATATTGGTCACATACTGATTAATGATGAGGGCAGGCAGTTAATGACCAACCAagtatacaaacaaacacagtcaaGACCTTCAACCTCCAAACCTAAAATACCAGTCTCTTTACTGAGCAGACGATCATAAAAGTTGCTCTTTGGTTACGAGCAGCACTCATTGCGGATGTTCATGTCTGTGCTTTTACTTTGTAATAAAGACTGGTCTAGGGATGAAATGCAGGCTAGGATGCACCATGTGTGCTTGAAACTAAATAAAGTATTATTACATAAAGATTTAGTCATCGTATTAGtaattaaataatacattatttttcattattaaaTGAAATGTTTTGGTTGGACGAAGCATTGTACTGTATATTTTTGTTGTAGAGTGATTCAAATGTCCAAACAACCCACCCTACAACTAGAAGTATGTATTATAACAGACTATGTTCATAGTAGACTCATAATGCTACTTCAGTCCAAGTTGAAGAAGTGATGAAAGGCCTTGTGGACGCCAGCAGCGGGTGGATAGTGGGCGGGTCTTACCAGTTCAGCGATGACAGGTAGGAATATGATGATGGTGGCGGTGTTGCTAGCGAACTCGGTGAAGCAGGCGACGAATGCGGTGAGCAACATGGCCGCCGCAGGGGCAGGGACCTCAGCCAGAGGCTGGAGGTGGCCTCCGATCCACGAAGCCAGGCCGGACTCCTGGGAAGAAAACAACACGTCTGGTCAAGTCCAAAGCTCATCCTCCATCCAGTGCACGGGGTAGTAATAACACACAAGTTGAACGACACCGGGGGAACGACTATGGAGAGTTCCTAGGACAACAGGTGTTGAGCAGAGAACAGGCGGTCTCTGTGCTGTTGTCGTGGTCGCCCTGGATCCATTCAGGGCTCTGAAGGAGTACCTCGCAGCCTTTGGCCATAGCGAACCCCCCTCCGAGCAGCAGGATGATGTTCCAGGGAACGCTGTCCTGGGCCTTCttccaggagaggagagggacgtACGCACTGTTGCTCGCTGGCCAGGAGAACAACATATTTTCAATGCATACACATTAAATAGGCTGCTTTAAATCCTTATGAACTATATTTATGTTCACATGCGGGAGTTTAAAATGAACTGATCTGGCATGAAAAGTACTCATGTGCAAGACAACAATgaagtttgtttattttattttctggtGTCCGAGTTCTGTTTTAACAgctgatcagacacacacacacatacacacactcacacacacacgcgcacacacacacacacacacacacacacacacacacacacacacacacacacacacacacacacacacacacacacacacacacacacacacacacacacacacacacacacacacacacacaagcaagaaaATAATGCGACACATTTTGGAGAGATTTATATAATCACACAAACAGAAGGGCTACAGTCTCACTTTGCAAGGACTTGCTCTCTAATCTACGCTATTAACATTCTACTGGTTTGCTGCTTAAGCCGCAGTACAGGTTCTGCAGTGGATTAACACTAAATGAGCAAATCAGGAAAGGATACAATGACACATAATAAATAGTCCACTCATGTCAGTCGCTTTTCTCCTTCAGTTGTTAGTTTTATCCAACATCCCTTTGCAATCATCCAACAAATCCATTATCTCATGATGCTATAGAGTGGTAATGGTGTCGTGTGAATCCTCTGACCTTGAGGGTTGAACCACCAGCTGAAAGACGGCTTCTgagaggggaagaagaagagtaTGGAGACGATGATCACCCCGGTGACCGCGTCAGACACGTACCTAGGGGGCGACAACAGGCGCACAGTATGGACGGTGACTAGGAGACTCAGTGGAACGACGGGAGCACACAGGGACGGACGTACTTTGGATTGAGCACTCCTCTCCTACCCTTTGGGGAAGAACACGGACCAGCCCGTCACAAATTTGGGGTCTCGGGTGAAGAGCAGAACCGCAAATAATACGAAGAAGAAGGCAATGGATGCTTCTGCgaaactgaaggaaaaaagACAAGGAAGGTCGACAGTGTGTCAGTAAGAAGACAGGTCCACACCGACCGGCTAACAGCTAACCTGAAGGGTGAGGACACGTGATGCTCACTTTACGGGCCCCAGCTTCCTGTAGTCGTCCTCGATCACCGCCTGCGCTTTGACTTCGGCCTCGGCTCTCCGGTCCTGTTTCTTGATACACAATCTgcatgaaaacaaaacagccGATGATAGGTATATGCTGTGACACGGGCATGCCACCTCAGgagaatacatacatataaatataataatttcctgtaaaaaaaaaaaaaggtaacacACGGAGCACTGCATGTAGATgtaataatgacataatcaaaTACATATGCACTCGGTTGATGTGAATGCATTGAGTATGAAGCATAGTGTCGGTGAGATGCAGCATTGGCTATAGAGTGGATAATCAAGCATCTTCTGAGGGTGAAGGTTGACCTTAAGCATCTATGTATGGGAGCTgtacacaatgaaaacagtaaAAACAGTCCATCAGGGGAGCATGAGCATCGTAAC
Encoded here:
- the LOC115545677 gene encoding thyrotropin-releasing hormone receptor-like, with the translated sequence MENSTSSVLSNHSSSPLDGLRDMPLKPVEEQVITVLLTAVICCTGIAGNIMVVLVVLGTKHMVTPTNCYLVSLAVADLIVLLAAGLPNISDAAAASWVYGHRGCLCITYLQYLGINVSSCSITAFTVERYIAICHSIRAQSICTVSRAKRIIAAVWLSTALYCVMWLFLVDTDEAVYANGVVVTCGYRVSRRLYMPVYFLDFALFYVLPLAVATVLYGLIARILFVSPLPSDLRDRGGGGGGGGGSVHQGQARSTALKPRRSTASGRKQVTKMLAVVVALFALLWMPYRTLVVVNSVTDRPCTDAWVLLFCRACVYCNSAINPVIYNLMSQKFRLAFRRLCGCEAGGGEGKAASQVPVYYSAIKDSLPDSGEPITMQEDVRGGAGPGGAAARGSQRIRH
- the ocstamp gene encoding osteoclast stimulatory transmembrane protein isoform X1, with protein sequence MTSFSESFRFALLFSEKLKSVLSHLWRVYSAPSVVGKDVLTLVSLCSGIAIATAGLLYYWLSVSLRYDPQASVPIACTYSAVIFLLLVLCHPLRCVATMAMLSLFTKQGRKLVISTSFVILIFNVVPNITINIGAAVHILKCTSEGFAQSLLNSSGILNSTKHDLVKETFKAIKNNVKLKDTFFKLDNFMHIDMSEVKSRLTNTSVQIESDFLHARYLVKVYKLLFNRALAALFIFLFILQSARYLKLYLTSLHFENEYLEKQTIQHSPESSVGEKCTSKKKRRSGEWRHGLMSMAVVTLYFTAMTFAVVLDHVVFHIVDLSVPWILDLPSTPASIQVNFTTWSFVPAQCLWHLWCKKNMLTHFQRNYSWAFTINPSLCHVRPSAPDVGVRVLLASLWLLSYFFVLLEVLARRMRRRVAASFFQKQEERRAAFLLEKVREMRKKKTQEIFSVSAASCV
- the ocstamp gene encoding osteoclast stimulatory transmembrane protein isoform X2 → MTSFSESFRFALLFSEKLKSVLSHLWRVYSAPSVVGKDVLTLVSLCSGIAIATAGLLYYWLSVSLRYDPQASVPIACTYSAVIFLLLVLCHPLRCVATMAMLSLFTKQGRKLVISTSFVILIFNVVPNITINIGAAVHILKCTSEGFAQSLLNSSGILNSTKHDLVKETFKAIKNNVKLKDTFFKLDNFMHIDMSEVKSRLTNTSVQIESDFLHARYLVKVYKLLFNRALAALFIFLFILQSARYLKLYLTSLHFENEYLEKQTIQHSPESSVGEKCTSKKKRRSGEWRHGLMSMAVVTLYFTAMTFAVVLDHVVFHIVDLSVPWILDLPSTPASIQVNFTRNYSWAFTINPSLCHVRPSAPDVGVRVLLASLWLLSYFFVLLEVLARRMRRRVAASFFQKQEERRAAFLLEKVREMRKKKTQEIFSVSAASCV